The Streptomyces sp. NBC_00459 DNA segment ATCGGCGGGACTGTGACGACCCCCGGCACCGAGACGGACGTACCCACGGAGAACGGCAAACAGCCGGTCGTCGAGCAGCGGCTGCATCCCGTCACACCGCTCAGGCGGGCGTGGGCGCCGGTCGCCGTGCTCATCGGGTGGGCCGTGCACGACCCCAACCAGGCGCAGCGGCAGCTGACCCGGCTGACGACCACGACCCTGCTGCTCGGCCTCGCCGTGTGTCTCGTCGGTGGCGCCCTGTACGGCTTTCTGACCTGGTGGTTCACCCACTTCGCGGTGACCGACAACGAACTGCGCATCCGTACCGGCCTGTTGTTCCGGCGCACCGCGCACATCCGGCTCGAACGCATCCAGGCCGTCGACATCACCCAGCCGCTGCTGGCCCGGGTCGCGGGCGTCGCCAAGCTCAAGCTGGACGTCGTGGGGACGGACAAGAAGGACGAGCTGGCATACCTGGGCGAGGGGCACGCGCGTGCCCTGCGGGCCGAACTCCTCGCCCGCGCCGCCGGGTTCGCGCCCGAGACGGCCCACGAGGTGGGCGAGGCACCGTCCCGGCAGCTGCTGCACATCCCCGCGCGCGTGCTCGCCGTCTCCCTGGTGCTGACCGGGGCGACCTGGGGATCGCTGGCCGCCGCACTGGTCGTACCACCGGTCCTCTGGTTCGCCACCCACAGCCTGTGGACAGTGCTCGCGACGGGCGTCCCCCTGCTCGGCGCGGCGGGCGCGAGCAGCGTGGGCCGGTTCATCAGCGAGTACGACTG contains these protein-coding regions:
- a CDS encoding PH domain-containing protein → MTTPGTETDVPTENGKQPVVEQRLHPVTPLRRAWAPVAVLIGWAVHDPNQAQRQLTRLTTTTLLLGLAVCLVGGALYGFLTWWFTHFAVTDNELRIRTGLLFRRTAHIRLERIQAVDITQPLLARVAGVAKLKLDVVGTDKKDELAYLGEGHARALRAELLARAAGFAPETAHEVGEAPSRQLLHIPARVLAVSLVLTGATWGSLAAALVVPPVLWFATHSLWTVLATGVPLLGAAGASSVGRFISEYDWTVGESPDGLRIDHGLLDRTHETVPPGRVQTVRIVEPLLWRRRGWVRVELDVAGSSNSVLVPVAPREIAEAVIGQVLPGVTVPASLSRPPRRAGWCLPFWWRGYGIAVTDSVFVSRHGLLRRSLALVPHAKVQSVRLEQGPWARFKGLADVHVDTGANKTVTAGLRDAQEAAELLRGQAERSRTGRRDARPDRWMA